gagacgatcccttaacCCTTCCAGTCATGCATTTTTCATCAGCaccgatttcgatgaaaattggtacccgggggttttcggggtcgctgattacgaatccggcattagattttcaaaattcaaaatggcggatccaatatggcggacgtgAAATTCCAAATACTTTTTAATTTGTCTAAAACTGTGTACTCAGGGGTTTTCGGAGTCTCTGATTACGAATCCGGcattatattttaaaaattcataatggcggatccaatatggcggacgtgAAATTCCAAATACTTATTAATTCGGCTAAAACTTTGTTCCCAGGAGTTTTCGGGGTctctgattacgaatctggcattagattttcaaaattcaaaatggcggatccaatatggcggacgtgAAATTCCAAATACTTATTAATTCGTCTAAAACTTTGTACtcaggggttttcggggtctctgatcacgaatctggcattcgattttcaaaattcaaaatggcggatccaatatggtggacgtGAAATTCCAAATACTTATTAATTCTTCTAAAACTTTGTACtcaggggttttcggggtctctgattacgaatctggcattcgattttcaaaattcaaaatggcagAACCGATATGGTGGACGTCAACTTTTATATCTTATATCTTTCTGCTCAATATTTTGGCCTGAATTTAGTCATTCGGGGCTTTTGGAatggctgatcacgaatctgaaatcataacttcataatttctaaatccaagatggcaaATGCCATTTTATCTTTCTTTGTCTATATTTGTGTCTCTCTCTTAGCCCTACCCCGAACTAACGACGAGGACGTGGAGAGCATCTagttccactttttttttctgttttcttgtttttttttcctgtttttttttttttttttgtgttcttTGTGCtttttctattgttttttatgttgttttattgtttttttcttctacttagttttttcaatatcccTATTATGACGCATGCACggacatatatatatcaatgataatgataaggAACCACGGATTTTAATTATCTCAAATTTCATCTCAAATTAACTGAAATGTTTATTTCTAATGTATATTTGAAGGAATATTCCTGATAAAGTAAGATTTtacgtgattgaaatttttattgtcacTTGCCCAATTGGATCGACTATAGcggatccaccattttgaattttcaaaatctgaccTCATATTTGTGATCAGCGACTCAAAAAACCCCTAGATACGTATTTTTAGAGGCCTTGGTTCAATACTAGAGCTCTGAGGTGATTTTCTAAAAGGTGGGACCGTAGCGGTCGCACTATAACTGAAAGGTTTAAATCCATCGGATGAATAAAACTTGGATCCATTCGGTGTGTTTACCTTCTCAAACAAACGATAACAAAAGCAAAATGATGATGCTTTCGAAGAAGAATAAGCCATCCAAGTACGTCAAACTTTTTAGCCGTTAGTCAATGTGCGGTAACACTATTTTCAGGTAAGCCGCCTTGTCTCTTTTTTGATGTTAAAGAGCACGACTCTGAACGTGTTACTGTTGACGCTTCGGCAAAGTTAGTATTGATGTGCTGAACAACTTTCTGACCGTGCTAAGTGAGTAACAATCACATATTTTCATCTATACTCAGACCATTTTCCGATATCATCTAAGTTTCGGTATTAGGTAGCAGACAATAAATACCGATGCTGCATCAGTCTCTGTCTCTAAGATTTCAAAATCCATGTCTATACATGTAGATACAGAGTTTGACTGAGTAGACGTTGTTGGGACCTGATCTTCAGAAACGATGTCAATATTCGTAACAGGTACCGTATCAACAGTACCAAGTTCTTGTATTTGTTCAGCGTCTTCTGGGTTTGAAGCAGTAGTAGCATCTGATGAATTAAAGCGTAATCCTGGAATGCGACGTCTCAGGAACAGGACCTTTCACATATTTAAGTATAGTCTCCTAATTATTCTAATATTTACTTCCCTGGCTCTTCTTTTATACGGTAAAAAGCCCCGCTTTCTTTTGcccttttcaaatttcgacgctaaaacaaaacaatataTGTAACATTATCTACCGTCTTCGGCTATCTTCGATCTACGTCGGTTGTCATCGTGTCTATTGGTCGTCGGCTACCTCCTGGTCCCGTTGGTTGTCGTTATATCTCTCTAGTGTCAACGTCAGCTGGCGATCGTGTgtgcatttttatttaaaaaatagatGTATAATCGTAACTAAAAGTTGGATTATAATATTCACTAGTAAAATATACCATACATTGAAGTGCCACTATATCCTAATCTAATTAGTACAGGTCCAAAGATTTTGGTTATTACTTATAAAACTGATCTTACAGTATAAAGTAAATAGTTCTAACTAGCaggtaaacaaaaataaaaattgtaatactCAGATGGTTGTATGTATACCACTCTATTCTTAATATGAAAGAATTAATTCTCGCTGAATATTCGTCGTGAACAATCCGAGCACAAGATGAAACAGGGGAAATGACAGCAAGGCAACTGGTTATTACAGACTGGTTGACAGTCGCTAAAGCGGGCAAGATGACTACACTCACTTAAAGAAAGGGAATTTCCCGGTTCCGTCACAGATATAATAACAAAAAGTTGCGTGCTCATTTCAATCTGTCCGAATTGAAGGGGcgacaaaaatataaaaagacttggttcaaatttttatttcagcttacaagatattattattacttattgtgaaattttgtcgCCCCCAAAAAGTACCGCCCGGGGTGGGCCGCCTCCACACGCCACGCCTCTATTAATTTCGTTCAGTTTTCATAAAATGTACGAGATAAAATACGTTACTATACACAAACGTGTGAAATACGAACTCTACAATACATACGGGCAAGTTCACCAATTATCGACACAAGAACGGGACgtcaaaaatcgatttgtCTGAATATTTACCTCTTGTAGTGTGTATTAAGATTGAAAAGTTCACCAAGTTTGAACTTTCTAGGGCTTACGGTTCGCGAGGAAATTACACATCgaagtttattattttgacCTAATTGAGCTTTAAACGCAAATGGTTATTCTATCGCTAGTGGACTAAAaacattatgaaaaaatgGCTAGCTAATGTGAAAAGTTCTCACCTTTCTGGACATTCTATTCATTTCTAGACAacttttcgaaatcaatttcaaaaacacgTTATTTCGGCAAAAACCGCTTTCTTCATGCGTTACCAAAATTTATCTTGTGAGTTTCACATGTgaaagctgaaattttttaatacgtaaCTCAAACTTACACTTGCTAAACTTTTCAATCTTAGTATACACTTCAAGAGGTGACGGCAGactaatcgattttttgacgTCCCGTTCGTGGGTTGACAATTGGTGGACTTGCTCAtatattgaaaacttttacTGGATTGCCCGCTTGTTCAGGTTCTCATAGCGTGCCATGATTCCTAAATTAATTGCATACCTCTGCCAGTTCTGCatgtaacatatttttttacacgttgTCAGTTATGACGGTGCCAAGTGAACATACCCATGTCTACCTTTCATTATATACGTGGTGCAGACTCGGCTGAAGCGAATAATAGATTCAATTGGTAATTCTAGCCAATCATATTATTTCACCGTATAGGGAGGAGTCTGCAGAACTGCAATTCCATCCGCAATCTCGCCATCGTTGAGCGATGCATTTGCGATAAAGTCATGGAAATATGAATAAGTTCAACGTATTTCAATTGCTAATCAGAATTTGTTCCCCTCGCATGTTTTAATGATATTTCAGAATTAATTACACATCAgaattattgattaattttttttttttctcatttctatcCACTTTCTATAGAAAATTTCGTAATTAGCGCGCAACAAGCGATGTGAAAGGTTTATCTCGAGCAAAAGGGTCGGCAGGAGGAATTAATGTTGAGGGTGAAATTTCTTCAGGTTATTATAACGTGGAACAAATGTCAACCCATTAGCTGGGTTGTGGATTGTTTACCCtcattttcaacaaacttttataatttttataaacgcGAAAAACCAGGGGTGTAACGCGGTCTCGAATCTGATACATACACAGcttaggtttttttttgaactcaGTCCTGCGACCAGGCTGAGGTCTCAACGGCGAGATTATACTGAAATAAACTAATTGTGAGTAGAAGAACttatttataaaatgaaagataagTTATTCAGCTAGGAACTGTGCGAGGataacaaattattttacatccaACCACATGGGTGCGTGGGTACAATGAGCAGAGCGTGTGACATAAAAGTCAGAAAAATGTCTCTCCCCTTGAAGCAAGTTAACGGCCGAGCTGGGACACCGAACTGTGAATTGgtgattaattattcgctGCAACAGCAGCAGTGGCGGCGTCGGCAAGAGTTGCCAGCTACTCCAAAAAAGGAGCAAAATAAAggcgagtgaaaataaaaggggaagaaaaaaaactacgaaaataaattaaaagtagggtgtgaaaaacaagaaattgcCGCACAAACACTTTTTTGCATTTGTCAACGTTTTTTAACGCCAACTTTTGCGTATTATACCTCAACAAAAGATATACGTGACAGCTGGATGCCTGCAAAATACCTTCCGTCGAGGGTTGAACATCAAAGTGGTTAGTTGGTTAAAAATAGATACAAGTCTTTCGttttattacgagatagtTGCATACTCAGCatttatcgaattattatGTTCGGTAACTACAATCTATTTGAAAATGCAATTATAATACAATGTTTTGTTACGAGTGCGGAAAGTGGGTGATTTTCAATGGCTGTGAAGCTTACGGCGCGAGCTGCAAAAGTGAGTACTGCGTTCACACGAATGCAAGAGGAAAGCTGACGGCAGTAGCTCAAGGCGAGTGCTGCAATCGTACGAGTACCTACTAGTGTGAACGCAGCATGAGCTACGATAAGAGCTGTAATCATGCGAGTAAACTATCACTCATCCGCACGTGTGTTACACGCTATTTTATCAAAACTcgcgaagaaaaatttgaattagaATGCAACGAAGGCGCTTTACACCGTGTGAAATTTCCGTTAAGTCACTTACGCTCGATTATACAATgcatgaaattgaattattccaAAGTGCGCATGCGTCAAAGAAAGCTGTAGTGTGAAAAACAGCAATTCAGTTGCACGCATGCGCCAACAGCGTTTTGCCGCACTGATCGGAAATAGGGCGCTTTAAGCACGCTCCACAAACttcgaaaattaaagttttgaagcaggtgttggaaaaaaatattggaagtATGCACGTATAAACGAAACCTTACAATATATCAGTACTTCTTTAAAATTGCCTAAAATAGATTAAAATTTATGGTAACACAGTTTTACGAATTTGGTACGTTAGTTATGTCAAAAATCTGTCTAAGTCGCTTTGGAATATTGCTTTCTGGATAAAATCAGACATAGTAAAgggaaatcgaacgaatctggTATCTTTTGTACCAGTTTCAAACGATCTTAAGTGATCGATCGATATATGAGTTCcagtttataatttcaatatgtataatttttgcatttctaaagaaatttttgcagCTGATGTACATAATAATTAGATAAATATTCAAGACCTAACTACAccgtaataaatatataaaaaagtattgattttttaacaattgagctgtcaaaaaaaaaaaaaaatgcgagaatCTATGTTTCATAACACTGTAGATCACCGCTGAGTAATTAGTAAAATACTGCAATGTGAACTGTCAATTCAAAGGCGATAGTTGTTATAGTAAACTAAAATGGGATTTTATGATGACGTGATAAAATTGTAGGATTACTTTATATACATGTCTGAATTTGAGTTATTTTCAGTTACTTCTTACTGATAttacacatgcatacatacagaGTGAATTGTAAATCACTGAATGGCTTAATGCACGTGCGCTAAAATTCGAGAGCAGGGCAGTTGTTTTGTCAAGGTAGCCAACATTTTCGAGGTGCAGCCTGTGATCGGAATTTAGAAATATTGGTCAACCTGACAAAACAACTGTTCTTGCTCTCGAATTTTAGAGCATGCACATTAACCCATTTAGTCTTTAGTAATTCATGCTATATATGATTCAGtgaatatgaattttaaattgcTCGCGTTCTCGCCGTGCGAGAAGAGAGaataatacataaataatataattgaaaagagTGTCTCGAGCTCCGGCCtgtgagaataattatttccggCTTACACGTGGGTACTGTGTAGAGAGCTTACAAAAGTCCCCAACAAGTGGTTATTTAATGCCGAAAAAAATGACCCCCAGGATTTCGGTATCCGCAAAAGTGAACTTTAGTAAGCTATGACTTCAGGACGATCATTCTGAGGACCATGTTTTCCTGGAGTTTTTTGTTTATGCttaatttctcaaattcatttttaaatttttgcattggtattaaaagaaaacaaggaaaaaaaatcacccatGTGTTTCTACTAGATAATCAAACAATGAACAAAGTCTGGCAAAACTTTCCCCTTATACTAACTATTCTGAAACTACAGTTTCCTAAAGTTCAATTTTGCAGATGCAATAATATTGCAAAACTTTAACCTTATACTAACTGTTCTGAAACTACAGTTTGCTGAAGTTTCATTTTGCAGATGGAATAATCTTGAAGgttatctgaaaaaaaaacgtttgtCGTAGTTAATTGTCGATATAACAATACATGTGCTTTTACGCTTTTTATGGCTGCAAAAATCGATCGCTTTGTTTCCTGCAAATAAGGTATGAGTATTCTGGAACAAAAGTTTTAAATACGTTGCTGATGGTAAGTAAAGTGGAATTTAATAAAACATCTGTCAACTATCCAAATGAAAAGCAATAACAAAAGTTATCATAAATATCAGCTTATGGAGGAATCATACAACCATCTTGTTggatttttgaatattttaaggACTTACCGTAAATGTATacaaaattgtttaattttaatgaaagtcaatttatttttctcatatatgtatatttattgttctCGTCATCTTGATTGAAACGAATCTTTGATTCAATTCACGTTTTGTAGTTAATAATCAGGtcaattgaagaaaaactctgttacgaatattttcaatatgaaTTTCACCGTAGCTTTCATTTTGAATGTTATTGCAATTACcgtatttttacgattttcctgTTACCCTCGCGCTCTCCCTACTGCGTTCTTGCTTGGTATTTTCTTTGGATTTCTGAGGCACCCAACTTCCATAACCTCACATGTTGCAGCCGGTTATATGCTTACTGctaggtatacatgtatagctATCTGCTAGCTGCCCACCCCGTCCATTATGGTTACATTTCCTGGTATTTGCAAATACTTCTGCTGCTTATCGCGCTGCCAGTCAAACTgtaatctatttttttcaatacacaTATGAAATAGATCCTTTTTGTCACTGTGAAATGAATGGGGAACTGCTCATTTCGAGCACGGACTGCATTACTTCCCTAGGGAGATAATGTACAATGAACTACAACTGAGTGATATTGTTTATCAATCATTGTTCTTGTGATTTAATatataaaagaagaaagtCTAAATGATTCATCGACGCCCAGACCGACCCCTAGACCTAGGATCGTGAAATTCGGTGAGCATCTTTTTATCGTCACGTGGGCAAGTACTAAAACGggattttttgatatttcactTCCAAGGGGATGAAAAAGGGTGAAACGCGTTTTTCGCGGATTTCTCGATATCTCTTCAGCTCATTGATATACCGATTTCGTTTTTGCTTATAACGGTTACTCATTTGAAtatatgaaaaagttttcgagcattttttgaaattgaactcCTAAGGGGCAGAAAATGGGTGAAATCTGTTTTTGCGGACGAGCCTCCGATATATTGACCAAAGTGTGGAGCAGCCCCTAGTTAATTTATGTAAGTGAAATCAAATATggaatgtaattattttattttgcctCACATGCTCGAAAAAGGGCCTGTACATACACTTGAGCAATGACTACCTCGGTAGAAATGACCCATTTCCCTCTCTTTGTTGCGCAATGTACTGTTCCACCACCAAAGATGCGGTCTGCTGCTTAACGAGTCTTACGTTCATTCTGGCTGCTTTAAGAAAAGGCATCACAGGGTGGCTCTTGTAGCTGCTGCTCTGATGGGGCTCTTGAATTCGTTCAACGGGGAGCAATGTGTGTTCTTCGGCCCTTTCAGCCACCATGTACTTCTGCATCTCGACCCTCGACTGCTGTCTGTGGCTAACTCTCTGTCGAAGATTTGCTTCAGCTTCTCAATTTGAGATTTCGTGCTTTTTACAGCCACCTTGCTTGCTCGCCTACCATGTGGACTCAGATCAATGCAAACTCAGCTCGCATGGTAGCGCTGGAAAAGCAGATCCGTAAACTTCAGTCGGATATTTCTGAGCTACGACAACTGCAGCGATCACAACAAGCCCAGCTGGTAGCACTGCTGGAGTTCATGGACTGTGCTGGTAAGGTTTAAGTCATCTTTTCTCGTATCGCCTGTCATCCAGATCACGAGATCTCGGTGGTTCTGAACTAGGCTGCGTTAGCTTTGTGCTATGATCTGGTTGATATAGGCCTCGTGGACTCTCGTATCCTGGTCTCGCAGAAAAAGACCAAACTCAGTTCTCGAGTCATTTTGACCCGTCTTCCTGtagctaacaataagtgtGAACGTAGCTATCTAATCTGGACAAATCTCACTCCACCTCCAGCGGGTAATATTTTGATCAATGATCCTAATGAGGCTTTACCTCAGGACTGACACGAgatgttttttattacaaacgCAGCAGCAAAGACGGCTGGTATTTGATACGCGTGGTACAGTAGCAACGGGATTCTCGTCAGGAAGGCTCAAGTTTCACGGAAGAAACAGATTCGCACGTCTGCAGACCTCAACCATCTGCTTCCGGACTGACGCCGTCTGCAGCTTCGCTCCTGTTGAGGGCTCAGCCAGCTTGATCTTCTTAATTTTCCTCGTTTCTTactgttaattttattttccggTTTCTGTTGTGAGTGTTTGTTTGATTTATGACCGCTTACTgcattattcaattttctgcTCTGATCTTTGTACCTTAGTTGCTGCGTACACGCTTGCttctttcttattattatttgatatcAGTTACTctattctttctctctttctttatgCTCAAGTATTGTCATGGAAATAACATTAAACATTcatctatctctctttctccccaAGCACGACAATTCAAGTTATATGAAAATACAAACGTCGGGTAGGTATATGGAATACAGATATATAGAATTCAATCGCCTAAAAGCATTCTGAATATGAGTGAAATCGTTGAGCAGTGTATCTCAAGGGCGGtaagttaaaaatttgaagcttTCTCAAAACGCAGAAGCAATTAGCTGAAATTGCAAATGATTTCATGTTTGTCCTGTTAGCTCAAGCGTTCAAACGTAGGTAAATTTCGAAGTCATTTCATAC
The Neodiprion fabricii isolate iyNeoFabr1 chromosome 5, iyNeoFabr1.1, whole genome shotgun sequence genome window above contains:
- the LOC124182553 gene encoding uncharacterized protein LOC124182553, yielding MQKYMVAERAEEHTLLPVERIQEPHQSSSYKSHPVMPFLKAARMNVRLVKQQTASLVVEQYIAQQREGNGSFLPRLQFDWQRDKQQKYLQIPGNVTIMDGVGS